A part of Setaria viridis chromosome 8, Setaria_viridis_v4.0, whole genome shotgun sequence genomic DNA contains:
- the LOC117834043 gene encoding LOW QUALITY PROTEIN: aspartyl protease family protein At5g10770 (The sequence of the model RefSeq protein was modified relative to this genomic sequence to represent the inferred CDS: inserted 1 base in 1 codon) yields the protein MFHINHPLLPSWTQSANMQDTTIIRGDNLQENVFFVAISLGTPAVLNLVTIDXGSSLSWIQCRHCDTRCYWQTGKAGPTFNPLKSSTYRNVNCSTEVCHAMHKISGLFSGCVDGKDACLYRIRYALGEYSVGYLVKDKLTLPNNYTIDDFIFGCGAGNLYSGSNTGIIGIGNESYSFFNQVARQTNYRAFSYCLPSDHENEGFLSIGPYVRDEKLKLTRLFSYGHLPFYAIQQLGMMVNGIRLEVDPRIYSTAMTIVDTGTTDTYILSPLFHALDKEVTTAMLAKGYARGSLKDKICFVTSGEPIDWNDLPTIEMEFGMSTLLLRMGNVFYVNSDNDICLTFRPDDAGVKGAQVLGNRAMRSFRVVYDIQDRIFGFEAGAC from the exons ATGTTCCACATAAATCATCCATTGTTACCTTCATGGACCCAGTCTGCAAATATGCAAGACACCACTATCATAAGGGGCGACAACCTGCAGGAAAATGTATTCTTTGTGGCCATCAGCCTTGGGACACCAGCTGTTCTTAATCTTGTCACTATTG ACGGTTCCTCTCTCTCCTGGATTCAGTGTCGACACTGTGACACGCGTTGCTATTGGCAAACCGGAAAGGCTGGACCAACATTCAACCCCCTGAAGTCCTCAACTTACCGGAATGTCAATTGCTCAACTGAGGTCTGCCATGCCATGCACAAGATCTCTGGTCTTTTTTCTGGCTGTGTCGACGGCAAAGATGCTTGCCTCTACAGAATACGATATGCACTGGGAGAGTACTCAGTCGGGTACTTAGTCAAAGACAAGCTCACTCTTCCTAACAACTACACTATTGATGATTTCATCTTTGGTTGCGGTGCGGGTAATCTATACAGTGGATCTAACACAGGTATCATTGGTATTGGGAATGAAAGTTACTCATTTTTCAACCAGGTAGCTCGGCAGACAAACTATAGAGCATTTTCTTACTGCCTTCCTAGTGATCATGAGAACGAAGGGTTTCTGTCAATTGGACCATATGTTCGAGATGAAAAACTTAAGTTGACTAGATTGTTTAGTTATGGTCATTTACCATTCTATGCTATTCAACAGCTTGGCATGATGGTCAATGGGATCAGACTTGAAGTTGATCCCCGTATCTATAGTACTGCGATGACAATTGTTGATACTGGCACTACTGATACATATATTTTGTCTCCTTTGTTTCATGCGCTTGACAAGGAAGTGACAACAGCAATGCTAGCTAAGGGATATGCACGGGGAAGTCTGAAGGACAAGATTTGCTTCGTTACCTCTGGTGAGCCAATAGATTGGAACGACCTACCTACTATAGAGATGGAATTTGGAATGTCTACCCTGCTGCTACGTATGGGGAATGTGTTTTATGTGAACTCAGACAATGATATATGCTTGACATTTCGGCCAGATGATGCCGGTGTAAAAGGGGCTCAAGTTTTGGGGAATAGAGCAATGAGGTCATTTAGGGTTGTTTATGATATCCAAGATAGGATCTTTGGCTTTGAAGCCGGTGCATGTTGA
- the LOC117833445 gene encoding protein FAF-like, chloroplastic produces MFSRDKQLMPAPMASDGGLRRLFEKPLPENPTLLEALSACHRNTHPNPNRPIDPSSFTEIFGELHFQEKQQPERAALPPAPAPASWLDIATAAEADEKSKDDSSLDALLRPKPAASAVATVKRSASFCLNKSSASLLLCTEGLGSESTVDADDMVKFDGDAEAEADAVKGTETTADGSRNVDAAGAAEEAMKEERQPKAFPPPIRSIGRGGKPYVCFRSFREDGRFVLLEVVIPGKELLQATREGGRLRLQFANAAAAAKMHGEDDDHHAAKNACID; encoded by the coding sequence ATGTTCTCGAGGGATAAGCAGTTGATGCCTGCGCCCATGGCGTCGGACGGCGGGCTGCGGCGGCTGTTCGAGAAGCCCCTGCCGGAGAACCCGACGCTGCTGGAGGCGCTGTCGGCGTGCCACCGCAACACCCACCCCAATCCCAACAGGCCCATCGACCCGTCCTCCTTCACCGAGATCTTCGGCGAGCTCCACTTCCAAGAGAAGCAGCAGCCGGAGCGAGCCGCCcttccgccggcgccggcgccggcgtcgtggctcgacatcgccaccgccgccgaggccgatgAGAAGAGCAAGGACGACTCGTCGCTGGACGCGCTCCTGCGGCCCAAGCCGGCCGCGAGCGCCGTGGCCACCGTGAAGAGGAGCGCGAGCTTCTGCCTGAATAAGAGCTCGGCGTCGCTGCTGCTCTGCACCGAGGGGCTCGGCTCCGAGAGCACCGTGGACGCCGACGACATGGTCAAGttcgacggcgacgccgaggcTGAGGCCGACGCGGTCAAGGGCACGGAGACGACGGCAGACGGCAGCAGGAACGttgacgccgccggcgccgcggaggaggcaATGAAGGAGGAGAGGCAGCCGAAGGCGTTCCCGCCGCCGATACGGTCGATCGGGCGCGGCGGGAAGCCGTACGTGTGCTTCCGGTCGTTCAGGGAGGACGGGAGGTTCGTGCTGCTGGAGGTGGTGATCCCCGGGAAGGAGCTCCTGCAGGCGACGCGCGAGGGCGGCCGGCTCAGGCTGCAGttcgccaacgccgccgccgcagccaagATGCACGGGGAAGACGACGACCACCACGCAGCCAAGAACGCATGCATAGACTAG
- the LOC140223648 gene encoding uncharacterized protein produces the protein MGTCLSKGQPRPSPQDHVPLWSDLPPEVGGLILCRLPSHVVDRLSFGPVCRQWWRLGLAEQQHLPPALPWICLNVSPSTADCPDRGRLLPRAFTGAGEVGPPTDMKDCFCSLDGCWVLYEFYGASTARVLVNASSAGAAATKVPPRRRLHDGGGTAPAVVSTASLKRKMMAPQPDGYRLGPPMWLSSLPPYTRGHGSWYQDVAFHRGKLYALTAMDDLFALEVIDGEIAGESQDEHVIKASESSSPPTTDLQEERPSKMRYLVVSSCGGKLLMVKWSVPRRLNEGTAAKVLEGIKMKVFEADLGMGRWLEVDSLGDDQALFVSRGCSRSLRLTTGDVDDERFQGNRVYFLGIDLPTCCKEALCPDYGCEACDDYSPLPSYGFYDLRSRTSSPVFLDGKTKDIIPSSAVFSAEWSFPWQ, from the coding sequence ATGGGCACCTGCCTGAGCAAAGGACAACCACGCCCGTCGCCGCAGGACCATGTGCCCCTTTGGTCGGACCTCCCGCCGGAGGTCGGAGGCCTCATCCTCTGCCGCCTGCCGTCCCACGTCGTCGACCGCCTCAGCTTCGGCCCCGTCTGCCGCCAGTGGTGGCGCCTCGGCCTCGCCGAGCAgcagcatctgccgccagcgcTGCCGTGGATCTGCTTGAACGTGTCCCCATCTACAGCAGACTGCCCGGACCGCGGCAGGCTGCTGCCGCGAGCCTTCACGGGCGCCGGCGAAGTGGGGCCGCCTACCGACATGAAGGACTGCTTCTGCTCCCTGGACGGCTGCTGGGTCCTGTACGAGTTCTACGGCGCATCTACCGCACGAGTCCTCGTCAACGcttcctccgccggcgccgctgccacAAAGgtgccaccgcgccgccgcctccatgacggcggcggcacggcgccggCCGTCGTCTCCACCGCGTCCCTGAAGCGTAAGATGATGGCGCCCCAGCCAGACGGCTACCGGCTGGGTCCTCCCATGTGGTTATCTTCTCTTCCTCCATATACTCGTGGCCACGGCTCGTGGTACCAGGACGTCGCCTTCCACCGTGGCAAGCTCTACGCCCTCACCGCCATGGACGACCTCTTCGCTCTTGAGGTCATCGACGGAGAGATCGCCGGAGAATCTCAAGACGAGCATGTCATCAAGGCATCAGAATCGTCGTCCCCACCAACGACTGACCTGCAGGAAGAGCGTCCCAGCAAGATGCGGTACCTCGTCGTGTCATCTTGCGGCGGAAAGCTGCTGATGGTGAAATGGAGTGTTCCTCGTCGCCTTAACGAAGGAACAGCCGCGAAGGTTCTCGAGGGGATCAAGATGAAGGTCTTCGAGGCGGATTTGGGGATGGGTCGGTGGCTCGAGGTCGACAGCTTGGGTGACGACCAGGCTCTCTTCGTCAGCAGAGGGTGCTCCAGATCACTTCGCTTAACGACGGGcgacgtcgacgacgagaggTTTCAAGGGAACCGTGTCTACTTTCTCGGCATTGATCTGCCGACGTGTTGCAAGGAAGCTCTGTGCCCCGATTATGGCTGCGAAGCCTGCGATGACTACAGCCCTCTTCCCAGCTATGGTTTCTATGACCTGAGGAGCCGCACGAGCAGCCCGGTGTTCCTTGACGGGAAGACGAAGGACATCATACCATCATCAGCTGTGTTTAGCGCGGAGTGGTCCTTTCCGTGGCAGTAG
- the LOC117833444 gene encoding rho GTPase-activating protein 4, with protein MTEVALLRGPTNLASPASRASTSSSLRYLANADSDVLPGSGSQEQPAGSTGSRGLRERRGQQAGGSEEEEEEEEEERWSFLALLFELLRKSLHGCRTVGAGAGEVQRGGCGMEIGLPTDVQHVAHVTFNRFHGFLGLPVEFELEVPRRAPSASASVFGVSTESMQCSYDSRGNSVPTILLMMQRRLYEQGGLQAEGIFRINAENSQEEFVRDQLNSGIVPDGIDVHCLAGLIKAWFREMPSGVLDPIPPEQVMQCQSEEDCARAAKCLPSAEAALLDWAVNLMADVVQEEQINKMNTRNIAMVFAPNMTQMADPLTALMYAVQVMNFLKMLIQKTLKDREESNLEDVSLPQKDPSDENGHQKPSVTLDSLLEEGSRRPSFVNEEPLLNSPAHSSEDKPNEFNAAEGATAAFTAQTSEVLASRESSTSCSQPALATPAATSDASGATATNSLQGKGSRSLNRRRTRKVKGQSGTHATPAAEKSRGVSIVSRINSKVERIEAWR; from the exons ATGACGGAGGTGGCGCTCCTCCGGGGCCCGACCAACCTCGCTTCCCCCGCAAgccgcgcctccacctcctcctcgctgcGCTATTTAGCCAATGCCGACAGCGACGTGCTCCCGGGAAGCGGCAGCCAGGAGCAGCCTGCGGGATCTACAGGGAGCCGAGGACTCCGAGAACGGCGGGGGCAACAGGCAGGGGggtcagaggaggaggaggaagaagaggaggaggagcggtggtCGTTCTTGGCGCTGCTGTTTGAGCTGCTGCGGAAGTCGCTGCACGGGTGCAGAAcggtgggcgccggcgccggcgaggtccaACGCGGCGGCTGCGGGATGGAGATTGGGTTGCCCACGGACGTGCAGCACGTGGCGCACGTCACGTTCAATAGGTTCCATGGATTCCTGGGGCTCCCTGTCGAGTTCGAGCTAGAGGTGCCCCGCCGCGCTCCCAGTGCCAG TGCAAGTGTCTTCGGAGTTTCAACAGAATCAATGCAGTGTTCCTACGATTCGAGAGGAAACAGTGTCCCAACAATCCTCTTGATGATGCAAAGACGCCTATATGAACAAGGCGGACTTCAG GCAGAAGGTATCTTCCGTATTAACGCGGAGAATAGCCAGGAGGAGTTTGTGAGAGACCAGTTAAACAGTGGAATTGTTCCAGATGGCATTGATGTCCACTGTTTGGCAGGTCTAATCAAA GCCTGGTTTAGGGAGATGCCAAGTGGGGTGCTGGACCCTATCCCACCTGAACAGGTGATGCAATGCCAATCTGAAGAGGATTGTGCTCGGGCTGCAAAATGCCTTCCGTCAGCTGAAGCAGCTTTGCTTGACTGGGCTGTTAATCTGATGGCTGATGTAGTCCAAGAAGAACAGATAAACAAAATGAACACTCGAAATATTGCTATGGTTTTTGCACCAAATATGACTCAG ATGGCAGATCCTTTGACTGCACTGATGTATGCAGTGCAAGTGATGAATTTTCTCAAGATGTTAATACAAAAGACTCTCAAGGATAGAGAAGAGTCCAATCTCGAGGATGTTTCACTGCCCCAGAAGGATCCATCTGATGAGAATGGGCATCAGAAACCCAGCGTGACACTTGATTCTCTACTTGAGGAAGGATCCAGGCGTCCCTCTTTCGTCAATGAAGAGCCTCTTCTGAACAGTCCTGCACACAGCTCTGAGGACAAACCTAATGAATTTAATGCTGCTGAAGGAGCCACTGCTGCTTTCACTGCCCAGACAAGTGAAGTCCTGGCAAGTAGGGAGAGCTCCACTAGTTGCTCACAACCTGCACTTGCTACTCCGGCTGCTACTTCTGATGCTTCTGGTGCAACAGCTACAAATTCTCTTCAAGGCAAGGGGAGCCGAAGCCTGAATCGTAGGAGGACCAGAAAAGTCAAGGGCCAGTCTGGAACACATGCCACACCTGCAGCTGAGAAATCAAGAGGTGTGAGCATTGTGAGCCGAATAAACTCCAAGGTTGAACGGATCGAAGCATGGAGATGA